From one Tsukamurella tyrosinosolvens genomic stretch:
- a CDS encoding HNH endonuclease signature motif containing protein — MPAGLRDLPGILIPSGLVGAVGQERAVAEMLFEQRRCESLAYCRTMTAVYALHRVMYADDEAEYLARPGDFAEALEARRSLTAAGVALEAQVSTLLRLGSTAARIAIETAIGLVERLPKVFALIGENVISPKAGEAALHRSRALDGEQVRRFDELLADRLTMDYEVLSLPALREAADLIVDQIDAEAAERRRRAAIEDRRVSFRPEQDGMAAVFALMPAEDVREVEARVDHIAGTVCDADPRTPAQRRADGWVQLTRGYSTLGCQCETPDCRYREARFHGEPDADGVITRFVTMINVVINERDLAAPEGDSERRSALVTGAEAEHDPTSGPVSEPGPDVDTATESEAVPAGAVERDARGGFGYLVGHGPITGDHARELAAREDARIRPFGQRVGESAIAEQLPPGPMERERTSVPASGFDGPRGTVDFAAVWADVVVRLEGHAGPGEGDGGWFGGCPPDDLPPDCPPPDGSPPPPRRDDDPDDAPDSQGAPPDIGVGVEVDARDAGGSGAVVSARGSHGYRPSADLRRYLRLVFPRCVFPYCTRPATRAQVDHRREYDHRDPELGGATSADQLQPLCVAHHQLKSAGGWIDARLPDGRILWTSPYGRRYIVDPSGTVLALFPDLKRVRWTLPDSAEESNRRTQAPLPGGRTRLQREHARRERLRQRNVAAMEAELARANTPISTIEEHLAAAIGEPRPSSPAPSFDDPPPF, encoded by the coding sequence ATGCCGGCCGGATTGAGGGACTTACCTGGGATATTGATTCCCTCAGGGCTCGTCGGTGCGGTTGGTCAGGAGCGTGCGGTCGCGGAGATGTTGTTCGAACAACGTCGGTGCGAGAGCCTCGCGTACTGCCGGACGATGACGGCCGTGTACGCCCTGCATCGGGTGATGTACGCCGACGACGAGGCGGAGTACCTGGCGAGGCCGGGCGACTTCGCGGAGGCGCTGGAGGCCCGACGGAGCCTCACCGCGGCAGGTGTGGCGTTGGAGGCGCAGGTCTCGACGCTGCTGCGGCTGGGGTCGACGGCCGCCCGGATCGCGATCGAGACGGCGATCGGCCTCGTGGAGCGGTTGCCCAAGGTGTTCGCGTTGATCGGGGAGAACGTGATCTCGCCCAAGGCGGGGGAGGCGGCGCTGCATCGGTCCCGGGCGCTCGACGGGGAGCAGGTGCGCCGGTTCGACGAACTTCTCGCCGACCGTCTGACGATGGACTACGAAGTACTCTCACTCCCCGCGTTGCGGGAGGCTGCCGACCTGATCGTCGATCAGATCGATGCGGAGGCGGCCGAACGGCGGCGCCGCGCGGCGATCGAGGACCGGAGGGTGAGCTTCCGTCCCGAGCAGGACGGCATGGCCGCGGTGTTCGCCCTCATGCCGGCAGAGGATGTGCGCGAGGTGGAGGCGCGGGTCGACCACATCGCGGGCACCGTGTGCGACGCCGATCCACGGACGCCGGCGCAGCGCCGCGCCGACGGCTGGGTGCAGCTCACCCGGGGATACAGCACCCTCGGCTGCCAATGCGAGACGCCCGACTGCCGCTACCGCGAAGCGCGGTTCCACGGCGAACCGGACGCGGACGGCGTGATCACCCGGTTCGTGACGATGATCAACGTCGTCATCAACGAGCGCGACCTGGCTGCGCCAGAAGGCGATTCCGAAAGGAGATCGGCGCTCGTCACTGGTGCCGAGGCGGAGCACGATCCGACTTCCGGACCTGTTTCCGAGCCCGGTCCTGATGTCGACACTGCAACTGAGTCGGAAGCGGTGCCCGCGGGCGCTGTCGAACGCGATGCGCGAGGTGGCTTCGGGTATCTGGTCGGCCACGGTCCGATCACCGGCGACCACGCGCGCGAGCTCGCTGCTCGCGAGGACGCGAGGATTCGCCCCTTCGGCCAGCGGGTCGGTGAATCGGCGATCGCAGAACAGTTGCCACCAGGACCGATGGAGCGCGAGCGGACCTCTGTTCCCGCATCGGGATTCGACGGCCCGCGCGGGACAGTGGACTTCGCGGCCGTCTGGGCGGACGTCGTCGTTCGGCTCGAAGGTCATGCGGGTCCGGGCGAGGGGGACGGGGGCTGGTTCGGTGGATGTCCGCCCGACGATCTGCCGCCCGACTGCCCGCCGCCGGACGGGTCACCACCCCCTCCGCGCCGCGATGACGATCCCGATGACGCCCCCGATTCACAGGGTGCGCCGCCGGACATCGGTGTGGGCGTCGAGGTCGACGCTCGCGATGCGGGTGGTTCCGGTGCAGTGGTGTCGGCGCGGGGGAGCCACGGGTATCGGCCGTCGGCGGATCTGCGGCGGTACCTGCGGCTGGTGTTCCCGCGGTGCGTGTTTCCCTACTGCACCCGTCCCGCGACGCGGGCGCAGGTCGACCATCGGCGCGAGTACGACCACCGCGACCCGGAGCTGGGTGGCGCTACCTCGGCGGATCAGCTGCAGCCGCTGTGCGTGGCGCATCATCAGCTCAAGTCCGCGGGTGGTTGGATCGACGCGCGCCTGCCCGACGGCCGGATCCTGTGGACCTCGCCGTACGGGCGTCGCTACATCGTCGATCCGAGTGGCACAGTCCTTGCACTGTTCCCCGACCTGAAGCGCGTGCGCTGGACCCTGCCCGATAGCGCCGAAGAATCGAACCGCCGCACGCAGGCCCCACTGCCGGGAGGTCGCACGCGCCTCCAGCGCGAACACGCGCGCCGCGAGCGCCTGCGACAGCGCAACGTCGCCGCGATGGAGGCGGAGCTCGCCCGCGCGAACACTCCCATCAGCACGATCGAGGAGCACCTCGCCGCCGCCATCGGCGAGCCCCGACCGTCGAGCCCGGCACCGTCGTTCGACGACCCGCCACCCTTCTGA
- a CDS encoding antitoxin, translating to MALLDKIKELLGKNPDQVNKVIDKAGTAAKGKFAGHEDKIDQAVNKVKDVTGGAGTTPPAGGPTPPAGGATPPAGGDSAPGTPPQG from the coding sequence ATGGCGCTTCTCGACAAGATCAAGGAACTGCTCGGCAAGAACCCCGACCAGGTCAACAAGGTGATCGACAAGGCGGGCACCGCGGCGAAGGGCAAGTTCGCCGGACACGAGGACAAGATCGACCAGGCCGTGAACAAGGTCAAGGACGTGACCGGCGGCGCCGGCACCACCCCACCGGCCGGCGGCCCCACCCCGCCCGCCGGCGGCGCAACCCCGCCCGCCGGTGGTGACTCCGCCCCCGGCACCCCGCCCCAGGGCTGA
- the nhaA gene encoding Na+/H+ antiporter NhaA: MSATDAPDRRLTAWADAAIEKLRSESGSALLLVAISLIALLWANSPFSDAYFHLWETPISVDIGDLRFDMSLHHWINDGLMVIFFFLIGLEVRQEFAVGSLRDRSKAMVPLIAGLAGVVLPALIYLAVAGREAPSGWGIVVGTDTAFLLGMLAILGPRMSNQLRVFLLTLTVVDDFLAVAIIGTVYTEDLDYGALAIALLGLVMLWLLGRSGQWRSGPYIVLIVVIWGATITSGVHPSLAGMAAGLLIPSADPDRANVVEAKHLFRDYWQAPAAGAARIVTSGVRRSISVNERMHESLRGMVSLVVVPIFALANAGIDLRGDGLTDALTSPITWGVVAGLVLGKFLGITAGTWLSVRLGLGRLPDGVGRGSVLGGAALSGIGFTMALLIISLALDDERQAKAATVGVLIAMVLSLLLGWLVFRFARVRMGETSADLPMTLTPAVHGGDHAIGEPDAPYTVVEYLDFECPFCARATGMGRDLQEHFGDDIRYVVRHLPLEDVHPHAFRAAIAAEAAAQQGAFWHMHDMLFTHQDHQEPEDLRRYAEEIGLDLARYDAAVADPELAELIRRHERSAHDSGARGTPTFFLNGIRHRGPHDARTLIAALESTELASASRRRS; the protein is encoded by the coding sequence ATGTCCGCCACCGACGCGCCCGACCGCCGGCTGACCGCGTGGGCCGACGCCGCGATCGAGAAGCTGCGCAGCGAGTCCGGGAGCGCCCTCCTGCTGGTCGCGATCTCGCTGATCGCGCTCCTCTGGGCGAATTCGCCGTTCTCCGACGCCTACTTCCACCTGTGGGAGACGCCGATCAGCGTCGACATCGGCGACCTGCGGTTCGACATGAGCCTGCACCACTGGATCAACGACGGCCTGATGGTGATCTTCTTCTTCCTCATCGGGTTGGAGGTGCGGCAGGAGTTCGCGGTCGGGTCGCTGCGCGACCGCAGCAAGGCGATGGTGCCGCTCATCGCGGGCCTGGCCGGGGTGGTGCTGCCCGCGCTGATCTACCTGGCCGTCGCGGGCCGCGAAGCTCCCAGCGGGTGGGGCATCGTCGTGGGCACCGACACGGCATTCCTGCTCGGCATGCTCGCGATCCTGGGTCCGCGGATGTCGAACCAGCTCCGGGTGTTCCTGTTGACCCTCACGGTGGTCGACGACTTCCTCGCCGTCGCGATCATCGGCACCGTCTACACCGAGGACCTCGACTACGGCGCGCTGGCGATCGCTCTCCTCGGCCTGGTCATGCTGTGGCTGCTCGGACGGAGCGGGCAGTGGCGCAGCGGCCCGTACATCGTGCTGATCGTGGTCATCTGGGGCGCGACGATCACGTCGGGCGTGCACCCGTCGCTCGCCGGTATGGCCGCCGGCCTGCTGATTCCGTCGGCCGACCCGGACCGCGCGAACGTTGTGGAGGCCAAGCACCTGTTCCGCGATTACTGGCAGGCTCCCGCCGCGGGCGCGGCCCGGATCGTGACCAGCGGCGTGCGGCGGTCGATCTCGGTGAACGAGCGTATGCACGAGTCGCTGCGCGGCATGGTCTCGCTCGTGGTCGTGCCGATCTTCGCGCTCGCCAACGCCGGTATCGACCTGCGCGGTGACGGTCTCACTGATGCCCTGACCTCCCCGATCACCTGGGGCGTGGTCGCCGGCCTCGTGCTCGGGAAGTTCCTCGGCATCACGGCGGGCACCTGGCTCTCCGTGCGGCTCGGGCTCGGAAGACTGCCCGACGGGGTCGGACGCGGTAGCGTGCTCGGCGGTGCCGCCCTCTCCGGCATCGGTTTCACGATGGCGCTGCTCATCATCTCGCTGGCCCTCGACGACGAGCGGCAGGCGAAGGCCGCCACCGTCGGCGTGCTCATCGCGATGGTGCTCTCGCTCCTGCTGGGTTGGCTGGTGTTCCGGTTCGCGCGGGTCCGAATGGGCGAGACCAGCGCCGACCTGCCGATGACCCTGACGCCGGCCGTGCACGGCGGCGACCACGCGATCGGGGAACCGGACGCCCCCTACACCGTGGTCGAGTACCTCGACTTCGAGTGCCCGTTCTGCGCCCGCGCCACCGGTATGGGCCGGGACCTGCAGGAGCATTTCGGCGACGACATCCGCTACGTGGTGCGCCACCTGCCCCTCGAGGACGTGCATCCGCACGCGTTCCGCGCGGCGATCGCGGCCGAGGCGGCCGCTCAGCAGGGCGCTTTCTGGCACATGCACGACATGCTGTTCACGCACCAGGACCACCAGGAACCCGAGGACCTCCGACGGTACGCCGAGGAGATCGGCCTGGACCTGGCCCGGTACGACGCCGCCGTCGCCGACCCCGAACTCGCCGAGCTGATCCGGCGCCACGAGCGCAGCGCGCACGACAGCGGCGCCCGCGGCACTCCGACGTTCTTCCTCAACGGGATCCGGCACCGCGGCCCGCACGACGCCCGCACCCTGATCGCGGCCCTCGAATCGACGGAGCTGGCCTCCGCGTCCCGGCGGCGGTCCTGA